In Zingiber officinale cultivar Zhangliang chromosome 1A, Zo_v1.1, whole genome shotgun sequence, a genomic segment contains:
- the LOC122014292 gene encoding PHD finger protein ALFIN-LIKE 9-like, which produces MDGGSAAQYNPQTVEEVFRDFKGRRAAMVKALTTDVEDFYQQCDPEKENLCLYGFPNEHWEVNLPAEEVPPELPEPALGINFARDGMQEKDWLSLVAVHSDAWLLAVAFYFGARFGFDKLQRKRLFGMINDLPSIYEVVSSRNKVRPTETNHSNNKSNSNSSTRVSEPQAKFPKAQFKEEDDELDEEEEDEHGDTLCGACGENYASDEFWICCDICETWFHGKCVKITPAKAEHIKQYKCPTCSSKKSRPI; this is translated from the exons ATGGATGGTGGATCGGCGGCGCAGTACAATCCGCAGACGGTGGAGGAGGTTTTTCGCGACTTCAAGGGCCGGCGAGCTGCCATGGTCAAGGCCCTCACCACCG ATGTCGAGGATTTTTACCAGCAGTGTGACCCTG AGAAAGAAAATTTATGTCTCTATGGATTTCCCAATGAACACTGGGAAGTTAATTTACCTGCAGAAGAGGTGCCTCCAGAACTTCCTGAACCGGCTCTAGGCATTAACTTTGCCAGGGATGGAATGCAAGAAAAGGATTGGCTCTCGTTAGTCGCTGTTCACAGTGATGCTTGGCTACTTGCTGTTGCTTTCTACTTTGGTGCTAGATTTGGATTTGATAAGTTACAAAG GAAGCGCCTCTTTGGAATGATCAATGATCTTCCTTCCATATATGAAGTTGTGAGTAGCAGGAACAAGGTCAGGCCAACTGAAACGAACCATAGCAATAACAAATCCAATTCGAACTCTAGCACG CGTGTATCAGAACCCCAGGCGAAGTTTCCAAAGGCACAATTCAAGGAAGAGGATGATGAACTTgatgaggaagaagaggatgagCATGGAGACACCCTATGCGGGGCTTGTGGGGAAAATTATGCATCCGATGAATTTTGGATCTGCTGCGATATTTGTGAGACATGGTTTCACGGGAAGTGTGTGAAGATCACGCCAGCTAAAGCAGAGCACATCAAGCAGTACAAATGCCCAACATGCAGCAGCAAAAAGTCACGCCCAATCTAA
- the LOC121998333 gene encoding growth-regulating factor 1-like isoform X2, giving the protein MMMGGGGSIYPFTLSQWQELELQALVFRYMAAGIPVPSDLVVCIRRRLFVDRQTLPFLPNPPPIGWGAYQMDAGARKAMDAEPGRCRRTDGKKWRCSKEAYPDSKYCERHMHRGKSRSRKPVELSLATSPVSSHCSSNFSRSAFPFSCSSSARPPAEGYSRHKDSTNLSLDPLPLSTDNFSSKGGRETPCRAQIRSSIQNTDSLSRILVSEEEMEKHYFLSCTDRRTDSPAKLEEEQPRPFHCFLDEKPPKNEDPWMSMNLDSKTRLSISLPVTNHGMPMIASQCYNDG; this is encoded by the exons ATGATGATGGGAGGAGGGGGGAGTATATATCCGTTCACACTATCCCAATGGCAAGAATTGGAGCTCCAAGCCCTTGTCTTCAGGTACATGGCAGCAGGTATACCCGTACCCTCTGATCTCGTCGTTTGCATCAGGAGAAGACTCTTCGTTGATCGTCAAACTCTGCCCTTCCTCCCTAATCCTCCTCCAA TTGGATGGGGAGCGTATCAGATGGATGCTGGTGCAAGAAAAGCAATGGATGCAGAGCCTGGGAGGTGCAGGAGAACGGATGGGAAAAAGTGGAGATGCTCCAAGGAGGCCTATCCTGATTCCAAGTATTGCGAGAGGCACATGCACAGGGGTAAAAGCCGTTCAAGAAAGCCTGTGGAATTGTCTTTGGCCACCAGCCCAGTCTCCTCCCACTGTTCATCAAACTTCTCACGGTCAGCATTTCCCTTCTCATGTTCCTCCTCTGCAAGGCCTCCTGCCGAGGGTTACTCGCGCCATAAGGATTCCACCAATTTGAGCTTGGACCCTCTGCCCCTCTCGACTGATAATTTCAG CTCTAAGGGTGGAAGGGAGACGCCATGCAGAGCACAGATTCGGAGCAGCATTCAAAACACGGATTCCCTCTCCAGAATTCTTGTTTCTGAGGAAGAGATGGAAAAACACTACTTTCTGTCGTGTACTGATCGTAGGACAGATAGCCCTGCTAAGTTGGAGGAGGAACAACCGAGGCCATTCCACTGTTTTCTCGACGAGAAGCCTCCCAAGAACGAAGATCCTTGGATGAGCATGAATTTGGACTCGAAGACACGACTGTCTATTTCCCTTCCCGTGACAAATCATGGCATGCCAATGATTGCTTCCCAATGTTACAATG ATGGTTGA
- the LOC121998333 gene encoding growth-regulating factor 1-like isoform X1: MMMGGGGSIYPFTLSQWQELELQALVFRYMAAGIPVPSDLVVCIRRRLFVDRQTLPFLPNPPPIGWGAYQMDAGARKAMDAEPGRCRRTDGKKWRCSKEAYPDSKYCERHMHRGKSRSRKPVELSLATSPVSSHCSSNFSRSAFPFSCSSSARPPAEGYSRHKDSTNLSLDPLPLSTDNFSSKGGRETPCRAQIRSSIQNTDSLSRILVSEEEMEKHYFLSCTDRRTDSPAKLEEEQPRPFHCFLDEKPPKNEDPWMSMNLDSKTRLSISLPVTNHGMPMIASQCYNEQMVDF; encoded by the exons ATGATGATGGGAGGAGGGGGGAGTATATATCCGTTCACACTATCCCAATGGCAAGAATTGGAGCTCCAAGCCCTTGTCTTCAGGTACATGGCAGCAGGTATACCCGTACCCTCTGATCTCGTCGTTTGCATCAGGAGAAGACTCTTCGTTGATCGTCAAACTCTGCCCTTCCTCCCTAATCCTCCTCCAA TTGGATGGGGAGCGTATCAGATGGATGCTGGTGCAAGAAAAGCAATGGATGCAGAGCCTGGGAGGTGCAGGAGAACGGATGGGAAAAAGTGGAGATGCTCCAAGGAGGCCTATCCTGATTCCAAGTATTGCGAGAGGCACATGCACAGGGGTAAAAGCCGTTCAAGAAAGCCTGTGGAATTGTCTTTGGCCACCAGCCCAGTCTCCTCCCACTGTTCATCAAACTTCTCACGGTCAGCATTTCCCTTCTCATGTTCCTCCTCTGCAAGGCCTCCTGCCGAGGGTTACTCGCGCCATAAGGATTCCACCAATTTGAGCTTGGACCCTCTGCCCCTCTCGACTGATAATTTCAG CTCTAAGGGTGGAAGGGAGACGCCATGCAGAGCACAGATTCGGAGCAGCATTCAAAACACGGATTCCCTCTCCAGAATTCTTGTTTCTGAGGAAGAGATGGAAAAACACTACTTTCTGTCGTGTACTGATCGTAGGACAGATAGCCCTGCTAAGTTGGAGGAGGAACAACCGAGGCCATTCCACTGTTTTCTCGACGAGAAGCCTCCCAAGAACGAAGATCCTTGGATGAGCATGAATTTGGACTCGAAGACACGACTGTCTATTTCCCTTCCCGTGACAAATCATGGCATGCCAATGATTGCTTCCCAATGTTACAATG AGCAGATGGTTGATTTCTGA
- the LOC122014308 gene encoding 40S ribosomal protein Sa-2-like, with protein sequence MASRTLSQKEQDIQMMLAADVHLGTKNCDFQMERYVYKRRTDGIYIINLGKTWEKLQLAARVIVAIENPQDIIVQSARPYGQRAVLKFAQYTGAHPIAGRHTPGTFTNQLQTSFSEPRLLILTDPRTDHQPIKESALGNIPTIAFCDTDSPMRYVDIGIPANNKGKLSIGCLYWMLARMVLQMRGTIPSGRKWEVMVDLFFYRDPEEAKEQEEEEAPVAPDFGAVPDYGAMVPNDQWAAAEQWVPDAAPAPVISPPVPGVEGTAAQASDGWDVAAPPPEDAAAVTPVVPSGWEAVPPAAPTGWE encoded by the exons ATGGCGTCGAGGACCCTTTCTCAGAAGGAGCAGGACATACAGATGATGCTTGCGGCAGATGTTCACCTCGGTACCAAGAACTGCGATTTCCAGATGGAGCGCTATGTCTACAAGCGGAGAACTGATG GTATCTACATCATCAACCTTGGAAAAACATGGGAGAAACTTCAACTTGCAGCCAGGGTCATTGTGGCCATTGAGAACCCTCAGGACATTATTGTCCAATCTGCAAGGCCGTATGGTCAGCGAGCTGTTCTCAAGTTTGCACAATATACCGGTGCTCACCCTATTGCAGGGAGGCATACCCCCGGAACCTTCACGAATCAGCTACAGACATCATTTAGTGAACCACGACTTTTAATCCTAACTGATCCTAGAACAGATCACCAG CCTATCAAGGAATCTGCCCTGGGTAACATTCCAACTATTGCCTTCTGTGATACTGACTCTCCAATGCGATATGTCGATATTGGGATCCCAGCTAACAATAAGGGAAAGCTCAGTATTGGCTGCCTTTATTGGATGTTGGCCAGGATGGTTTTGCAGATGCGTGGCACTATTCCATCTGGCCGAAAATGGGAAGTAATG GTTGATTTGTTCTTCTACAGAGATCCTGAGGAAGCAAAGgaacaagaggaagaggaagctcCAGTTGCTCCTGATTTTGGTGCAGTTCCTGATTATGGTGCCATGGTACCTAATGATCAATGGGCTGCTGCCGAACAGTGGGTGCCTGATGCAGCACCTGCACCTGTCATTTCTCCTCCAGTTCCAGGGGTCGAAGGGACTGCTGCTCAAG CTTCCGATGGATGGGACGTCGCTGCTCCACCTCCAGAGGATGCCGCTGCCGTTACGCCTGTTGTCCCTTCCGGTTGGGAGGCCGTTCCACCTGCTGCTCCCACTGGCTGGGAGTAA